In Pseudochaenichthys georgianus chromosome 6, fPseGeo1.2, whole genome shotgun sequence, a single window of DNA contains:
- the LOC117448566 gene encoding ras association domain-containing protein 10-like, with protein MEPEEGKLSVWVCREEKLVSGLTKRTTCADVVRVLLDDQNLQQGAAAAMLSGAPQSYCVVEKWRGFERILPNKTKILRLYSAWGEEQENVRFVLVKNEASLPNNGPRSAEARVVQSRESGGPGGGLKGTAKTCWTAAATAANLTQDKQRRIVRKAFRKLDKMNKKKDQTVPKDKGSVEKMETLVHLVISQDHTIRQQVQRIKELDREIERYEAKVHFDRIKRHGVNYVQDTYMMDASSEDTAASDCKRKAERQDARCTEEAVAQFEEYALQCEEVVRLQEEVTEREALVECITGEIQEELNRRWMKRRREEIGAEAAKDTDSLAEEMSLAASPDVEADVGSSSENEFVLEEERIKTQLDTSLYIGLRLKTDLDSTRGDLDLSLALWETRESELLDLLAKVETMEIEQVTEDGEAELGPVSIEAEAPEEKSSVWVEQARGLSKTCHTNDEDSDTGLSSMHSQDSDNPPVCESLV; from the coding sequence ATGGAGCCGGAGGAGGGGAAGCTCTCAGTGTGGGTCTGCCGGGAGGAGAAGCTCGTCTCCGGGCTGACGAAGCGCACCACCTGCGCAGATGTGGTCAGAGTCCTGCTGGATGACCAGAACCTGCAGCAGGGGGCCGCGGCCGCGATGCTGTCCGGAGCCCCGCAGTCCTACTGCGTGGTGGAGAAATGGAGAGGCTTCGAGAGGATTTTACCCAACAAGACCAAAATCCTCCGGCTGTATAGCGCGTGGGGGGAAGAGCAGGAGAATGTCCGATTTGTCCTGGTGAAGAACGAGGCTTCGCTACCTAATAATGGACCCCGCAGCGCTGAGGCCCGTGTGGTCCAGAGCCGGGAGAGCGGCGGTCCGGGCGGGGGGCTGAAGGGCACCGCCAAGACCTGCTGGACCGCTGCGGCCACCGCGGCCAACCTGACCCAGGACAAGCAGAGGCGCATAGTCAGGAAGGCTTTCAGGAAGTTGGACAAGATGAACAAAAAGAAGGATCAGACTGTCCCCAAAGATAAGGGCtcggtggagaagatggagacGCTGGTTCACCTGGTGATCTCCCAGGACCACACCATCCGGCAGCAGGTCCAGAGGATCAAGGAGCTGGACCGGGAGATCGAGCGGTACGAGGCCAAAGTGCACTTCGACCGCATCAAGAGACATGGCGTGAACTATGTGCAGGACACATACATGATGGACGCCTCCTCGGAGGACACTGCCGCCTCTGACTGTAAGCGTAAAGCGGAGCGGCAGGACGCGCGGTGCACGGAGGAGGCGGTGGCGCAGTTCGAGGAGTATGCGCTGCAGTGCGAGGAGGTGGTGCGGCTGCAGGAGGAGGTGACGGAGCGGGAGGCGCTGGTGGAGTGCATCACCGGGGAGATCCAGGAGGAGCTCAACAGGCGGTGGATGAAGCGGCGTCGGGAGGAGATAGGAGCGGAAGCGGCGAAGGACACGGACAGCCTCGCGGAGGAGATGAGCCTGGCTGCCTCTCCAGATGTGGAGGCAGATGTGGGTAGTTCGTCTGAGAATGAGtttgtgttggaggaggagaggattaAAACGCAGCTGGACACCAGCTTGTACATCGGGCTGCGGTTGAAGACAGACCTGGACTCCACCAGGGGGGACTTGGACCTGAGTTTGGCGCTCTGGGAGACCAGGGAGAGTGAACTTCTGGACCTACTGGCTAAAGTTGAGACCATGGAGATAGAGCAGGTGACTGAGGATGGTGAGGCAGAGCTGGGGCCAGTGAGCATTGAAGCTGAGGCCCCAGAGGAGAAGAGCAGCGTCTGGGTGGAGCAGGCCAGAGGTCTCTCCAAGACCTGCCACACCAACGACGAGGACTCGGACACAGGCTTGAGCTCCATGCACAGCCAGGACTCTGACAACCCCCCTGTGTGCGAGTCACTGGTATAG